The Pelotomaculum isophthalicicum JI DNA window TGCACTCAGGCGCCGATGTATGCGATGACCCTACGCACGGGCAAGCCTGGCTCTCCAGAGAGGATTTGAAAAACCGGTGGGGAATCATGCATTATTATAATTACTATTATAAAGTTAAAAAAGCGGTGGACGAGACATCCGGTCAGGTTCTGACATGGAACGGCGAATTGATTGATCCGGCCTATCACTCCTCCTGCGGCGGCAGAACAGAGAACTCTGAGGATGTTTGGCAATTTCAGGTTCCCTATCTGCGAAGCGTTCCTTGTCCTTATGACGCGAACCCGCAGCCCGTTCAGACCGCCAATTTCAGCCTGGAGCAGGTTGACCGGGCTTTGGGCACCAGCCTGAACGCGGTCCCGGTTACCGGCAAAAATGCTTCCGCAGCGATAAAATTAATTGAAAAAACAAGTACGGGCAGGCCCAAAAGCCTGCTCATCGATGGCAAGCAGTTTTCCGCAGTCGCCGTAAGAGACTTGCTCGGCCTTCGCTCCACCAACTTTACCTGGACGGTGAACAGTGGCACCCTCACCTTTACCACAACCGGCAATGGCC harbors:
- the spoIID gene encoding stage II sporulation protein D; this translates as MRKLLIGAVLLITALVLAIPYLADRQIPAKFFPGVTIVRLYIHKENKIQPLQLEDYLIGVVAAEMPAEFPLDALKAQAVAARTYVVKRMGAGGVANPLHSGADVCDDPTHGQAWLSREDLKNRWGIMHYYNYYYKVKKAVDETSGQVLTWNGELIDPAYHSSCGGRTENSEDVWQFQVPYLRSVPCPYDANPQPVQTANFSLEQVDRALGTSLNAVPVTGKNASAAIKLIEKTSTGRPKSLLIDGKQFSAVAVRDLLGLRSTNFTWTVNSGTLTFTTTGNGHGVGMCQYGAKGMAEHGYNYRVILSHYYSGAEITTYKTSSQ